The following are from one region of the Blastocatellia bacterium genome:
- a CDS encoding ABC transporter permease → MNLIEANKLAFDAIWANKLRSFLTLLGVIFGVATVIIVVSLIEGFNKYIDEKIADIGTNAFRIQRFSIDDFSSVKSYEDALRRNKRISMEDLDALRELKGSIKQVGAKVYNQAEVKHEANSLYEVLVTGVTANLIDIDRIDVAQGRYFTQSEEGRGQYVCFIGADVASKLFPTTNPLEQSIKVDGRPFRVIGIAKTLGSVFGQSRDKFVSIPLTTFMNIYGSRRSILISVTSTTESNYQAAIDEARVAMRIRRKLSPNEPDNFGVLTPSAVNNLREKIFGTIQVAAVGVTSIALVVGGIVIMNIMLVSVTERTREIGIRKSLGARRVDIMKQFLAESTILSLFGGAIGVLIAYTLSKLVSTFTPIPTSLPFFANFTALVVSDGIGIISGAYPAWRAAKLDPIVALRAE, encoded by the coding sequence GTGAACTTAATAGAAGCAAACAAACTCGCATTTGACGCAATTTGGGCTAATAAGCTACGTTCTTTTCTAACTTTATTAGGTGTAATTTTTGGAGTCGCTACAGTAATTATAGTAGTTTCGCTAATAGAAGGTTTTAATAAATATATTGATGAAAAGATTGCTGATATTGGAACTAATGCTTTTCGTATCCAGAGATTTTCTATTGATGATTTTTCTAGTGTAAAATCTTATGAAGACGCATTAAGACGTAATAAACGCATTTCTATGGAAGATCTTGATGCTCTACGCGAGTTAAAAGGCTCAATAAAACAAGTAGGTGCAAAAGTTTATAATCAAGCAGAAGTTAAACATGAAGCTAATTCCCTTTATGAAGTATTAGTGACAGGTGTAACAGCTAATTTAATAGACATTGACCGAATAGATGTAGCTCAAGGTCGTTATTTTACTCAAAGTGAAGAAGGCCGTGGACAATATGTTTGTTTTATAGGGGCTGATGTGGCTAGTAAGCTTTTTCCTACCACTAATCCATTAGAACAATCCATTAAAGTTGATGGCCGTCCTTTTAGAGTTATTGGAATAGCTAAAACACTTGGATCAGTTTTTGGTCAATCAAGAGACAAATTTGTTTCCATTCCACTAACAACTTTTATGAATATTTATGGCTCAAGACGATCTATTCTAATAAGTGTTACTTCTACTACAGAGTCAAACTATCAAGCAGCAATTGATGAAGCACGTGTTGCTATGCGTATTCGTAGAAAGCTATCACCAAATGAGCCAGACAATTTTGGTGTGTTAACCCCTTCAGCCGTTAATAACTTACGAGAAAAAATTTTTGGTACAATTCAAGTTGCTGCTGTTGGAGTTACATCTATTGCTTTAGTAGTTGGTGGCATTGTGATTATGAACATAATGCTTGTTTCTGTAACAGAACGAACCCGCGAAATAGGTATTCGTAAAAGCTTAGGCGCACGTCGTGTTGATATTATGAAACAGTTCTTAGCAGAATCCACTATTTTATCTTTGTTTGGTGGTGCAATTGGAGTTTTAATTGCTTATACTTTAAGTAAATTAGTTTCTACATTTACTCCTATTCCTACATCTTTACCCTTCTTTGCTAATTTTACAGCTTTAGTAGTTTCTGATGGAATAGGAATAATTTCTGGTGCTTACCCAGCCTGGCGTGCAGCAAAGCTTGATCCAATAGTTGCACTAAGAGCAGAATAG